The following DNA comes from cyanobiont of Ornithocercus magnificus.
ATCGATACGCCGATTGCTATTGCTGAAGGTAACAGGTCAGTTTCTCCTAAATGCTTGCGAGGCGAGATCAACTTTTGCCATGTCAATTTTGCATATATGGGTCGAGAGACCTTGATGCAAGATTTTTGCTTACACATTCCCGCAGGCCAAACACTAGGCATCGTCGGTGCTACAGGATCAGGCAAGAGTACCCTTGTGAAGCTGCTCCTTCGTCTCTACCCAATGCAGAGTGGTGAGATAACAATTGATGGGCTGCCTATAGAGAGTCTGCTGCTACAAGACCTACGGCGCTGTATAGCTCTTGTAAGTCAGGAGGTTTATCTCTTTGAGGGCACGGTAGCCGAAAACATTGCTTATGGTCATGCCGACGCAGGACTAGCAGCTGTGCGTAGAGCAGCTGCGCTTGCCGAGGCAAGTGAGTTCATTGAGTGTCTTCCCCAAGGTTTCGATTCACTTGTCGGTGAACGTGGCCAAAGACTCTCGGGCGGGCAGCGGCAACGTATTGCTTTGGCGCGCGCTATCATGAAACAAGCTCCGGTCATGATCTTGGATGAGGCAACGGCAGCGGTGGATAATGAAACAGAAGCAGCTATCCAGAAATCTCTTAGACACATTACTAACAACCGGACGACAATTATAATTGCCCACCGCTTAAGTACTGTGCGGCATGCTGACCAGATAGTAGTAATGGAAAATGGTCAGATTGCAGAGCAGGGTTCCCACACCCAGTTGATCCACTGTAATGGTAGTTATGCTGACCTTTGGCGAGTACAGGCAGGACTACAGCCAGAGGAGCAACTACAACTCTAGGCATACGCCACGCATCAACTAACCCAGCAATATTCCTACACTACTACCTAAGTTAGCATCTCTAGGTTCATCTATCTCTACCTAAAAGCTACATTAATAATGGTATTAGCCACCCTGCTTGGCTTTTCCATACTATAGTTAGGCTGGTAATCTCTAGGTAGCTTGACTGAGTGCTTTTATGAAAAGATCCTTATCCAGATCAATAGACTCACATTACTAATTAGTATTTATTAGGTTTAGCCAGACTTGCGAAAAATGTTAACTGTTACCAGAGTCCACAGTAACTGGCTATAAGCCAGCTAGTTCATATTGCCTAGATGCCTGGGCAAAAGCCAGTTGCCCAAAGTGTAGTGAAAACTGCCTGAGGCAAAAATTTAGAATGTCGGGGCTATGTTTATGTGATACATGACTTGTCTATCTCTACATCTCCGGAGCATATTGAGCAGGTGGAAGTCCCCAACAAGCCTCAACAGCCAAGGTACTGGCTAGTGCTTCTGGCCGCGGTTCTGGGCCTTAGTGGCAGTATGCTAATTTTGATCCTCACGCATATAGTTTTAGTCCGTCAGTCTCAAATATGGCGGGCGGTAGGGCTGCTTCCACTCGCTAACTCTTTTACAGCATGGACTGGATTTAGGCAAAGAGATATCGTGGTACTGGGTCTTGATAATGGTGGTAATAACACTGATACTATTTTTACTGTTAGCGTGCATAATGGTGAGACGCATATTACACAAATTCCACGAGATAGCTACCTTAATAGTTATAGCTTTGGCCCACTAAAGGTAAATGCACTATACGCACGCGGTGGACCTGAAGTGGTTAAGAGTGAGCTAAGTCGTCTAATGCTTAGGCCAGTCCGCCATCACGTAGTTGTGAACCTACATGGTATACGTGAGCTAGTGAATCTAATAGGCGGCGTTAGAGTTAATGTTCCTAAGCGTATGTACTACGTCGACCGAGCTCAGGACTTAGTAATTGATTTGCAACCTGGTTATCAGAACTTAAAAGGTCACGACCTAGAAGGATTTCTGCGGTGGCGTCATGATAGCGAGGGAGACTTGGGACGTCTCCGCCGCCAGAAGATGGTATTGCGTGGTCTATTCCGCTCAATGACAGGACCTGAAAATATACTTCAACTGCTTCGTCTGGTAAGCACTGCAGAATCACACCTCACGACAGACCTCGGGCCCTTGGATTTGGGTCGGTTAGTTACTACAATAGGCACTACAGAACTTCAGGCTAACCGTCTCCAAGGCAGTCCCTTTCTACGAGATGGGATTAGCTATCTTGATATCCGCTGGCCTAATTCAGCTCATAGTGATGAAAATATCAATTGGCACAATTATCCGGTTTTTTAGTCAATGTTATGAAGATATCACCTTTACGGTTAGTCTAATGGTACGGTTATGCACCTATCAGTAAACTACAAGTTTTTACTTTAGTGTAGATAGATTGTTCAGACTAAATGCATTAGATGAGTAGTGCAAATGAGTCAATTACTTTACTAAATAGGGATTTAACCTTTGGCCAACGTGCTTCATTCGTGCTTGCGGCTAGGGTGTATAAGCGGCCACGGTCAGCTACAACCGTTGCTAGCTCGTGACGGTCTCTTTCCTGTAAATGTACTGCATATTCTAAATCATAAAAGGTGCGACCACCGACCTCTCGCTTCCCTGCTTCAACTAAGTCGGCTTCACGGCCACTGCCATCTGGAGCAATTACTTCACGTCTTATGCGCTCACCAATAGCGACAGGGCTACCTAAAGCCACGAGCTTGCTTTCGTCATCAATCTCAGAGATCACTAGACTTACCGTTTCATCACTGTGGATCAGATCATGAAATACTACTTGTGGTCCTCCACTAACAACAACACGAGTCCAGCCAGTGGGATATAGGAAGGCATAACGACCATCAGGACTCTGGAATGACTGTAGACCTGCTGTGGGACCGCCGCAGGCAACTAATGACAGAGCTAAGCAATAGCTAACCAGCAGCTTCAGATAGCGATGTCGGCGGACCTTGCACCCCACAACCCTGCTCTGATCCCAGTCAGTCAAGACACCACCACTTGAGTTTTGCGGCATTTAAGTCTCGTCCTAAGCAGCTTCACCTGACCCGATTCCTAACACGGACAATAACTAGTCTACCTAGACCCCTAGCTTTTGAGCCTACACAGACCTCAAGAGTCAACTTATGGACACACTGTCGTAGATCTGAAACAGGATTTAAGAATTTAAGTTTAACCTAAGGGCTTAGATTTCAGATTCCTGACGAGTTGCCTGCAAACAACTAAAGACTCTGCAGTCAGGTACTGTAGATTCGCTGCAGGAGTGTAACATTGTCTATATTGAGCCGCTATAGTAGCGTTCGTCCTCATGAGCGTTTACCAGATTGGTTGCATAAGCCACTCGGTGATGCCTCTGAGTTGGAGAAAGTACAGTCTGTTGTGAAAGGCAACCGGCTACACACTATATGTGAGGAGGGTCATTGTCCCAATCGTGGTGAGTGTTATGCAGCTGGTACTGCCACATTCCTTTTAGGAGGGCCAGCCTGCACTCGGAATTGTGCTTTCTGCCAGGTAGAGAAGGGGCAAGTCCCTATGCCAGTTGATGTACATGAGGCTGAGCGAGTTGCAGATGCAGTAGCTACTATGAGGCTGAGTTATGTAGTGCTCACAGCTGTTGCTCGTGATGATCTTCCTGACCATGGCGCCAGTCTGTTTGCACGAACGATCACTGCAATTCACGCTTATCATCCTCTAGTAGCTGTTGAAGTGCTCACGCCCGATTTCTGGAGGAATTATTCAGACCACAGTGAAGCGATAACAGCACAACGGCGCTGTTTAGCTACAGTGCTAGCAGCTGCCCCAGTTTGCTTTAGCCACAATATAGAGACTGTACAGCGACTCCAGAAAGAAGTACGACGCGGTGCAACCTATGAGCACTCGCTTAAGCTGCTCTTTGCAGCGCGTGAGCTCGCTCCTAATATTCCTACGAAGTCTGGCTTGATGCTAGGGCTAGGTGAAACACGTGAAGAGGTAGTTGAGGCACTTACTGATCTACGCTCCGTAGGTTGCCAAAAGATTACTCTTGGACAATACCTACGACCCTCACTGAATCATATACCTGTCACCCGATATTGGCATCCTGAAGAATTTAGAGACCTTGGTGCCATTGCTTGTGACCTTGGTTTCACGCAAGTGCGTAGTGGTCCGCTGGTACGTAGTAGCTATCACGCTGCTGAGAGGTGATTATACCACCTACGCTCACTGATTGCTAGCACATGGTGGCAGTCTCCACACATCAGTTCCCCAGTACCACCCCACACCAGTCTCAGGGGTAGATCTGTCAAGCTACCCCCTAGTACATGCAAACGGCTGAAGCCGCGCTGCTTGAAGTAACGTACAAGACGGCGGTGTTGATACTCATCATCGCAAATTGCTAGTAGGCGTGCCTGACGACAGGGTGTTGACTCTAGGGCCCAACTCATTGTCGCTGCCCAGATCAAGTTTCCCACTCCAGCAGGAGAACCAAGCTTCACGCGCATTGTGTCCAACTGTAGCCCATTGCGAGCTCCATAAGCCCAGGCCTTCATCTCGCCAAGGATCTGTAAACAGTCATCTGATATGTGCTGTGCTACCACCAAACGCAATGCCCACAATCCTAAAGGCCGCCTAACCTGTAACCGCAGCAACAGACGCCGCTGACGTGCGGATAATTCGAGCTGATGCAGTTTCGTCTCTACTACTGTCACTAAATTTTAGGGTTGGTTAGGCAAGTAATACCCATGTGGGTTACTTTTGAATTTATGGAGAAGTTAATCTTACTATCTTGAATATTTACTGCTACACATATCTTAAAGGTTTTTAGCACTCTTGGAAAGCGTAGAAAGGTACTCCTATTGATTATAGATGAGTAGTTTCCTCCAGTAGAAAATCTTTACTCTTAACACGTTGGTGGAGTGAAATTCGTTTATGCTCGTATTTCATTGAATCTACCTGGATAGCAAGCTAGGCTTGTATGAACACCTGCAGCAGCAAGAAGCTCCTGATCAGCCTGTACTGCAGGGTTACTAGTGGTAAGCAGAGTATCACCGTAAAAGATGGAATCTGCGCCGGCCTGTAGGCAAAGAATCTGCGCTTCGCGACTGAGCTGCTCCCTGCCCGCACTAAGGCGTACACGACTATGTGGCATTAGGATGCGTGCAGTTGCAACCATCCGGAGTAATTCGAGTGAATCAACGCTGGGACTATCTTCTAAGGGGGTACCTTCCACAGCAACAAGGCTATTGATAGGAACACTTTCAGGATGGGGCTGCATCTTAGCTAGAACCTGGAGCATAGAAGCTCGATCGGTAATAGTCTCTCCCATGCCAATAATACCACCGCAGCATAGAGTAATACCAGCAGCGCGAATTCTTTTTAGTGTCTCAAGTCGTTCTTGATAGGTCCGAGTAGTGATGATTTGGTCGTAGTGCTCTGGGCTCGTATCAAGATTGTGGTTGTAAGCAGTTAGGCCAGCCTCAGCAAGCCGCTCTGCCTGGGCATCTGTAAGCATGCCTGCTGTCACGCAGGCCTCGAGACCGAGCTGACGGACTCCTCTAACCATTGACAGCATGGCCTCGAAAGGGGTTCCGTCCCGAATCTCTCGCCAGGCCCAACCCATACAGAATCGCTCAGCCCCAGCTGCTTGAGCATGACGGGCCCGCTCGAGCACATTTTCCACCTCTAATTCTGGTCTGTTGCCTAGGTCACTACTGTGATGCATGGATTGCGGACAGTATGCACAGTCCTCTTCACATCCCCCAGTTCTCACACTGAGAAGGGAAGCTAACTGGACCCGATAGCCAGGGTTAGCGGAGCGATGTACATTCTGAGCTTGCCACAAGAGATCCATCAGTGGCAGTTCAAGGATGTCCTGAATCTCGGACATTGTCCAATCATATCGGACGTTAGGATGAACTGGCATTGGCGTCAACATTGCCGTATTGCCCCCGCATTTCTCAAGTTCCTATAGTGCCAAAGCGACGCTGTCGGCCCTGATAATCTATAAGGGCCCTGGTCAAAGCAGCGGCATCGAAATCAGGCCAGTAAATTTCAGTGATGTAGATCTCTGCATATGCTAGCTGCCACAGCAAAAAGTTGCTGATCCGTTGCTCACCGCTCGTTCGGATCAAAAGGTCTGGATCTTGCTCACCAGCAGTGAAGAGTTCTTCCGCAAACAGAGTCTCATCGATGGAAGCTGGATCAAGCTCACCAGCAGCTGCCCTAGCAGCTAAGGTGCGTGCAGCTTGCACAAGTTCCAGCCTACCGCCGTAGTTAGTACAGACATTGAAACGAATTCCTCTGTTTCTAGAAGTACGCTCTGTAGCTTCGGCAATTAAGTCCTGAAGACGGTGTGGCAAAGCGTCGAGATCACCAAGAAAGCGGATCCTGACCTTTCCTCTCTCAAGAGATTGAAGCTCTCGCTGCAGTACCTTCTCGAATAAAGCCATTAGAAAGCTTACTTCATCACTAGGGCGCGACCAGTTTTCAGTCGAGAAAGCATAGGCAGTCAGGGTACCAATTCCCCAGTCGCTGCAAAGTTTCAGTGTGGATTTCAGTGCTTCCACTCCGGCGCGATGCCCCATCATGCGGGGGAGACCACGAGAACAAGCCCAGCGGCCATTGCCATCCATAATTACGGCTACATGAGCAGGGAGCCGTCCTGGGTCAAGATCGGCGGGGCATGGCTGCCTCTGCTCAATCTTCATTCCATAGGTGAGACGCCCGCTCACGTGGGGGAATCCTGGGTCGCGCTGATTACGCTACGCCGGTTTGTCTGTCCAACCGGCTGTACCGTAGAGATTAGTTCTGTGAGCAGATCCTGCAGACGGCTGCTAGTGATAGGTCTCTCTAGACATCCCTGATTGGCGAGCGAGAGAGTACCGCTTTCCTCAGAGACCACAACGCAGATGCAACGATCGAAGCGCTCAGTAATTCCCAGCGCTGCCAAATGGCGTGTACCGTAACGGCTAATCCCCTGGCGCGAGAGTGGTAGAATGACGCCGGCGGATACGATGCGGTTACCTTTAATGATCACAGCACCATCATGCAAAGGTGTATCAGAAGCGAAAAGATTCAGCAAGAGCTCGCTGCTAAGTTGGGCATCAATGCTGATACCAGCGTTGAGAAAGTCTTCAGGCCGCAGGTCACTGCCAAGATCAACAACTACAAGTGCACCTCGGCGGCTCTGGGAGAGGCGTCCGGCAGCTTCAGTTAGCTGAGCGACAGTACTAGCTGAGGCACCTAGTCTCCGCTGCGGGCTGCCAAGTAGAACGCCTAGGCGGCCTGTCCCCAATAGTTCCATTAACCGTCTTAGCTCACCTTGCCAGAGGATTGCCAGCGAGAGGGAACAGGCCAGAACCAAGGCGTCGGTTAGCTTTGAAGTCAGAGGCAGGTTTGCGTAGCGTTGCACAAGCCAAGCAAGTGCAACTAGGAAGAGATAGCCCCTTAGCAGCCAGAGGTTCCGAGCCTCATTGACCCGGGAAAGTAGTAGGGAGCCGAGAGCTGAGGCAAAGAAGATGTCAAGCAGCAGGCGCGGGCTGATCAGCCCCCACAAGCTCACTCCATTGATCACATAGTCTCTCCATCTAGGTTACTTCTGCAAGATGCTTTGGCAGGACATCAAGTCGTAGTAAGTCCTCATCACTCTCACGGCGCTGGACCAATTCGGATTGACCATCGTGGACAAGTACGGCTGCTGGCCGGGGAATGCGATTGTAGTTGGAGCTCATCGATGCGTTGTAAGCCCCAGTGGCAAAGACTGCAAGCACCTGGCCACTTTGGCTGCGCGGTAGTGCAACGTCTTTCAGTAGTACATCGCCAGATTCGCAGTGTTTTCCCGCCAGGGTTACAACCTCCTCAGCGGCAGCTGTGGGGCAATCAGCTAGGCAGGCAGTGTAACTGGATTGGTAGGTAATTGGTCGTGGGTTATCGCTCATACCACCATCAACCGACACGTAAGTGCGTAGGCCAGGGATAGTCTTACGAGAGCCAATTCGGTAGAGTGTCACTCCGGCAGTAGCAACAAGTGAACGGCCTGGCTCACAGAGCAATTTAGGTAGCTCAAGACGGTGAGCGTAGCAAGCACTTGATACCGCTTTAGAAACTTCCTCAACCCAGGTGTCAATGCTTGGTGGATCATCAGATTTTGTATAGCGGACACCTAGGCCGCCTCCCACATTGAGATAATTGACAGGGTGGCCAATTTGGCGGGCCAAGTCAAGGACACTAACCATTATGGTTGCTAGATTGCGGTGTGGTTCAAGCTCGAATATCTGTGAGCCGATATGGGCATGAAGTCCGATAAGATTAACCCAAGAACAATTCTTGAGCTCTTTTAGAATACCCTCCAGGTAATCAGGGTCGAAACCAAACTTACTATCAAGATGCCCTGTCTGTATGTATTCGTGAGTATGACATTCAATGCCAGGTGTAAAGCGCAGCATTACTCGGGCGGGCTGATTAT
Coding sequences within:
- a CDS encoding photosystem II oxygen evolving complex protein PsbP; its protein translation is MPQNSSGGVLTDWDQSRVVGCKVRRHRYLKLLVSYCLALSLVACGGPTAGLQSFQSPDGRYAFLYPTGWTRVVVSGGPQVVFHDLIHSDETVSLVISEIDDESKLVALGSPVAIGERIRREVIAPDGSGREADLVEAGKREVGGRTFYDLEYAVHLQERDRHELATVVADRGRLYTLAASTNEARWPKVKSLFSKVIDSFALLI
- a CDS encoding LytR family transcriptional regulator, coding for MIHDLSISTSPEHIEQVEVPNKPQQPRYWLVLLAAVLGLSGSMLILILTHIVLVRQSQIWRAVGLLPLANSFTAWTGFRQRDIVVLGLDNGGNNTDTIFTVSVHNGETHITQIPRDSYLNSYSFGPLKVNALYARGGPEVVKSELSRLMLRPVRHHVVVNLHGIRELVNLIGGVRVNVPKRMYYVDRAQDLVIDLQPGYQNLKGHDLEGFLRWRHDSEGDLGRLRRQKMVLRGLFRSMTGPENILQLLRLVSTAESHLTTDLGPLDLGRLVTTIGTTELQANRLQGSPFLRDGISYLDIRWPNSAHSDENINWHNYPVF
- a CDS encoding diaminopimelate decarboxylase, with amino-acid sequence MPSVTPYEPGKNLSSPNCNIAPVTAALGSDGKLFVGGCQLSELAERWGTPLYVLDEETLRLSCRAYQQALQQHYPGIALPLYASKANSSLALSHLVASEGLGLDAVSSGELLTALRGGVLPEHIVLHGNNKSDKELTLAYNKGATIVVDNTYDLEQLAQIVPTNNQPARVMLRFTPGIECHTHEYIQTGHLDSKFGFDPDYLEGILKELKNCSWVNLIGLHAHIGSQIFELEPHRNLATIMVSVLDLARQIGHPVNYLNVGGGLGVRYTKSDDPPSIDTWVEEVSKAVSSACYAHRLELPKLLCEPGRSLVATAGVTLYRIGSRKTIPGLRTYVSVDGGMSDNPRPITYQSSYTACLADCPTAAAEEVVTLAGKHCESGDVLLKDVALPRSQSGQVLAVFATGAYNASMSSNYNRIPRPAAVLVHDGQSELVQRRESDEDLLRLDVLPKHLAEVT
- a CDS encoding biotin synthase BioB, with the translated sequence MLTPMPVHPNVRYDWTMSEIQDILELPLMDLLWQAQNVHRSANPGYRVQLASLLSVRTGGCEEDCAYCPQSMHHSSDLGNRPELEVENVLERARHAQAAGAERFCMGWAWREIRDGTPFEAMLSMVRGVRQLGLEACVTAGMLTDAQAERLAEAGLTAYNHNLDTSPEHYDQIITTRTYQERLETLKRIRAAGITLCCGGIIGMGETITDRASMLQVLAKMQPHPESVPINSLVAVEGTPLEDSPSVDSLELLRMVATARILMPHSRVRLSAGREQLSREAQILCLQAGADSIFYGDTLLTTSNPAVQADQELLAAAGVHTSLACYPGRFNEIRA
- a CDS encoding isoprenyl transferase; translation: MKIEQRQPCPADLDPGRLPAHVAVIMDGNGRWACSRGLPRMMGHRAGVEALKSTLKLCSDWGIGTLTAYAFSTENWSRPSDEVSFLMALFEKVLQRELQSLERGKVRIRFLGDLDALPHRLQDLIAEATERTSRNRGIRFNVCTNYGGRLELVQAARTLAARAAAGELDPASIDETLFAEELFTAGEQDPDLLIRTSGEQRISNFLLWQLAYAEIYITEIYWPDFDAAALTRALIDYQGRQRRFGTIGT
- a CDS encoding TIGR00159 family protein encodes the protein MINGVSLWGLISPRLLLDIFFASALGSLLLSRVNEARNLWLLRGYLFLVALAWLVQRYANLPLTSKLTDALVLACSLSLAILWQGELRRLMELLGTGRLGVLLGSPQRRLGASASTVAQLTEAAGRLSQSRRGALVVVDLGSDLRPEDFLNAGISIDAQLSSELLLNLFASDTPLHDGAVIIKGNRIVSAGVILPLSRQGISRYGTRHLAALGITERFDRCICVVVSEESGTLSLANQGCLERPITSSRLQDLLTELISTVQPVGQTNRRSVISATQDSPT
- a CDS encoding lipoyl synthase, producing MSILSRYSSVRPHERLPDWLHKPLGDASELEKVQSVVKGNRLHTICEEGHCPNRGECYAAGTATFLLGGPACTRNCAFCQVEKGQVPMPVDVHEAERVADAVATMRLSYVVLTAVARDDLPDHGASLFARTITAIHAYHPLVAVEVLTPDFWRNYSDHSEAITAQRRCLATVLAAAPVCFSHNIETVQRLQKEVRRGATYEHSLKLLFAARELAPNIPTKSGLMLGLGETREEVVEALTDLRSVGCQKITLGQYLRPSLNHIPVTRYWHPEEFRDLGAIACDLGFTQVRSGPLVRSSYHAAER